Part of the Deltaproteobacteria bacterium genome, GGGCGCCCTCCCAGGCCGCCCGATCTCGCCCCCGCCCACCGCCGGACTCTCGCTCATCGCCCCGCTGGAGCACCGGGGCGGGTCGCCCGACGGGTTGCGAGGCAAGGCGGGAGCCGGCGCCCGTTCGGTTATCCCGATTGCCCGCTTCCCGCCGAATCGGGTAGGTTGGAGTTCTCTCAGGAGCTTAGCAATGGCGGCCAAAGGAAAGGCGAAACACTAGAGGAGGTTCGCACCATGAAAATACTTGTGATTACCAATCGTATCATCGTAACCAACGCTGAAGGCAGGGCGCAATTCGGTAACGATGTAAACGAACAAGGACCACATAAGCTCAGCTTGGTATTGGTGGAGAAGAACGCAAGTGGCTGGGAAGTGGAGGGCAGCTGTAGTGACAGCCTTCCCTTGGCCTTCGCAGCGTATCTTCAAAAGCTAAAGGATAAAAACAAAGATTGCGTCTTCCATATCCATGGATTTCACAAGACTTTCGAGGAAAGCATTGAACAGGCCCATGTAATATCGGATTTGTACAAGGTCGGTGTGATTGTCTTTTCCTGGCCGTCGCAACCAGCCGTGTGGATTGGTGGCCAATACCGCCGAGCGAGGCGTGTAGCTTCTATCTCAGTTGCAGCGCTCGACAAGATTCTTGAGAATCTCTGTTCGATTGCCGGGAATTATCAAGAGATCTCCATGAACTTGTTGGCACACAGTCTCGGAAGCTACATGCTTGAGAAATACATCCGCAATCCAATTTCTCAGAGAGAAACACG contains:
- a CDS encoding alpha/beta hydrolase, producing MKILVITNRIIVTNAEGRAQFGNDVNEQGPHKLSLVLVEKNASGWEVEGSCSDSLPLAFAAYLQKLKDKNKDCVFHIHGFHKTFEESIEQAHVISDLYKVGVIVFSWPSQPAVWIGGQYRRARRVASISVAALDKILENLCSIAGNYQEISMNLLAHSLGSYMLEKYIRNPISQRETRLFDNIVLNAPDVNRKGHRQWINKLKNAKQVYATINDDDDILTWSRALNPDRLGSTNERPRSKSKRLVCFDLSGGRGVGDKHEHFGETATANGAVKRFFGRVLHGKRGFPCKGTTFDPYARAYVLDQREEEEDEYNTE